Proteins co-encoded in one Daphnia carinata strain CSIRO-1 chromosome 3, CSIRO_AGI_Dcar_HiC_V3, whole genome shotgun sequence genomic window:
- the LOC130693553 gene encoding uncharacterized protein LOC130693553 isoform X2 encodes MMSRFSIRNVFYFMFAVVLLVVFISAATAQHYGSRTHGGFGGGFTGSYGGSAGFGGGYGGTRSFVGGHAGSSGGSFGGSYGGRGGFSGGYATGSRLGGFAGHGATVGGFGYGGGSFGGAGLRTGYGGGFGGHGSFGGYHG; translated from the exons ATGATGAGTCGTTTTTCCATCCGAAAC gttttttatttcatgttcGCAGTTGTTCTGCTTGTCGTATTTATCAGCGCAGCGACGGCCCAACATTACGGCAGTAGAACTCACGGTG GATTTGGAGGAGGATTCACCGGTAGTTACGGAg GAAGTGCAGGATTCGGTGGTGGTTATGGGG GAACTCGGTCGTTCGTTGGTGGGCACGCAG GTAGCTCCGGAGGAAGTTTTGGAGGTAGCTACGGAG GAAGAGGAGGATTCAGCGGAG GCTACGCAACAGGTTCCCGTCTAGGAGGATTTGCAGGACATGGAG CTACTGTAGGTGGATTCGGTTACGGAG GTGGAAGCTTTGGAGGCGCTG GCTTGAGAACTGGTTACGGTGGAGGATTTGGAG GACATGGAAGTTTcggag GATACCACGGTTAA
- the LOC130693553 gene encoding uncharacterized protein LOC130693553 isoform X1 yields the protein MMSRFSIRNVFYFMFAVVLLVVFISAATAQHYGSRTHGGFGGGFTGSYGGSAGFGGGYGGTRSFVGGHAGSSGGSFGGSYGGRGGFSGGYATGSRLGGFAGHGATVGGFGYGGGSFGGAGLRTGYGGGFGGHGSFGGVRGRYHG from the exons ATGATGAGTCGTTTTTCCATCCGAAAC gttttttatttcatgttcGCAGTTGTTCTGCTTGTCGTATTTATCAGCGCAGCGACGGCCCAACATTACGGCAGTAGAACTCACGGTG GATTTGGAGGAGGATTCACCGGTAGTTACGGAg GAAGTGCAGGATTCGGTGGTGGTTATGGGG GAACTCGGTCGTTCGTTGGTGGGCACGCAG GTAGCTCCGGAGGAAGTTTTGGAGGTAGCTACGGAG GAAGAGGAGGATTCAGCGGAG GCTACGCAACAGGTTCCCGTCTAGGAGGATTTGCAGGACATGGAG CTACTGTAGGTGGATTCGGTTACGGAG GTGGAAGCTTTGGAGGCGCTG GCTTGAGAACTGGTTACGGTGGAGGATTTGGAG GACATGGAAGTTTcggag GTGTGAGGGGTA GATACCACGGTTAA